The genomic window CATATAGACAAAATTGACGATAATGAGCTTAATACCATTTAATATTTGCCTTACTATGTCAATTTTTGGCCCTTCATCTTTTCTTTCAATACCTAATTTTGCAATATCCAATCCATATCCGTTTAAGAATAGATTTATGATAAATACAATAATGACCGCTATGATTCCGGCTGTTCCTGCCTGTATAAGAAGATAATTAAATGCAGGAATTGCTCCTGAACTGGTCATTGTAATTATTGAATTGGTTATGTCAGATTGCATTGTGTGAATTATTCCACCCATCCCCACAAGATATCCCATGGCTGTGACAATAATGTCAAGCACTATAAAAATTAATAGGTCTTTGGGATGGTCTATAGGGTAATGGACTGCATCTTTGATAATTTCAACGATTTCCATTTTAAACACCTCTTTTTAAATTTCATTCACTCATTAACTCTAAAGTATTTTGAGTTATTACTGAATTTATTTTTAATAATATTTAAATATAAGGTGTTTTTTAGCCTATTTTTTCTTTATTTTTAATTTAAAACATGTTTCCTTCTTAATTTTTATTTAGATAATCGTTAATTTAGCTTAACTTGTTTTGGAAATGTTTTAGTTTTTGCAATATATTAAAAAAAGATTTGGTGGGATTATTTTGTTGTCAGATTTAGAAAAATTTAAAAAATAGATTATTAAGGAATTTGAATGAATTATTCAATTCCTTTAATTTCCTTGAATACGTTGATCACATCGCCAATGACAAGTATTGCCGGTGTGTTGATTTCCTTGTCGGCTATTGTTTCAAGGGTTCCGAAAACGACCCTTTCGTTTGGAAGTGTTCCGCTTTCGATTGCACATGCAGGAGTTTTAGGATCTCTGTATTTCATGATTTCCTCTGTGTTTTCCTTGATGTTGCCTATTCCCATGAGGATTATCAATGTGTCTGCAGTGTAATCCCATTTTACCTGCTTGTCCTTTTTGGTTGGATCCTCATGGCCTGTAACAACTGTAAATGAGGTAGCTACTGCCCTGTGGGTGATTGGAAATGCCATGCTTGTAGGTGCACCGATAGCTGATGTTACTCCAGGTATGACTTCAAAATCTATGTTTTCTGCTGCAAGGGCCAAGAGTTCTTCTCCCCCTCTGCCGAATACGAATGGGTCTCCACCTTTGAGTCTGATTACATTTTCATGCTCTTTCGCTTCCTCGATAATCAATTGATTGATTTCATCCTGTGTCTTATAATGCTCTCCGGCTTTCTTTCCAACATAAATAATCTTTGCATCTTCTGGAGCATGCTTGAGTATTTCATCGTTAGCCAAATAGTCATATAAAACGACATCTGCCTTATTCAATGCTTTCACAGCTTTTAAAGTTATTAAATCAGGGTCTCCTGGACCTGCACCTATTAAATATACTGGCATGTTATCTTTCCTTTTTTATAGTTTTAAATAATTGATTTCATAGTTTAGGGTTTTGATAATAAAATGAATAAAATTCTTAATGTTTTTTAAAAGGTTTAATTTAGATAGTTTTGATAGTTTAGATAGTTTAGATAGTTTAGATACTATCTAACATACCTTTGAAGAATTCAAGACCGTTGTCTGAGCCCAATAGCTTTGTGGTTGCCCTTTCAGGGTGTGGCATCATTGCAAGGACAAGTCCTGACTCATCA from Methanobrevibacter sp. includes these protein-coding regions:
- a CDS encoding DUF4013 domain-containing protein, translated to MEIVEIIKDAVHYPIDHPKDLLIFIVLDIIVTAMGYLVGMGGIIHTMQSDITNSIITMTSSGAIPAFNYLLIQAGTAGIIAVIIVFIINLFLNGYGLDIAKLGIERKDEGPKIDIVRQILNGIKLIIVNFVYMFVPILIMLILMQIHEVIGGIIGLAALIVFGFALLMAQCRLAKNESLMDALNIPEAMKDISKVGIVKILAILVVIFLITFILTFISSIIVKICVPLGINLFVGPILSALIGAFSFFLSYRAIGLMYSDVE
- the cobA gene encoding uroporphyrinogen-III C-methyltransferase, producing the protein MPVYLIGAGPGDPDLITLKAVKALNKADVVLYDYLANDEILKHAPEDAKIIYVGKKAGEHYKTQDEINQLIIEEAKEHENVIRLKGGDPFVFGRGGEELLALAAENIDFEVIPGVTSAIGAPTSMAFPITHRAVATSFTVVTGHEDPTKKDKQVKWDYTADTLIILMGIGNIKENTEEIMKYRDPKTPACAIESGTLPNERVVFGTLETIADKEINTPAILVIGDVINVFKEIKGIE